Genomic segment of Rhodocaloribacter litoris:
ACGATCAAGGACACCTTCTGCCGGTTCAAAACCATGAAGGGGTTCCGGGTCGAGCGCAAGGCGGGATGGGACACGCACGGCCTGCCGGTCGAGATCGAGGTGGAGAAGGAGCTGGGGCTGGAAGGGCGGCATCAGGTCGAGTCCTACGGCATCGAGAAGTACAACGCGGCCTGCCGGGAGAGCGTCCTCCGGTACAAGGCGCAGTGGGATGAACTGACCACGCGCATGGGCTACTGGGTGGATCTCGAACATCCCTACATCACCTTCGAGACGAAGTACATCGAGACCGTCTGGTGGTTGATCAAGCAGATCCACGAGAAGGGGCTGCTCTACAAGGGATACAAGATCCAGTGGTACAGCCCGGGTTCGGGGACGGTCCTCTCCTCGCACGAGGTGAGCCTGGGATACCGGGAGGTGCAGGATCCGAGCGTCTACGTGCGTTTCCGGGCGACGGACGCACCGGAGACCTTCTTCCTGGCCTGGACCACCACGCCGTGGACCCTCATCTCGAATGCGGCGCTGGCCGTCGGGCCGGAGATCGACTACGTGAAGGTGCGCCGGGAGGACCCCCACACCGGCACCGAGTACCTTATCCTGGCCCGCGATCGCCTCGAGGTGCTCCGCGAGGATTACGAGGTCGTGGCGACGTTCAAGGGACGGGAACTCGTGGGGAAGACGTACGAACCGCTCTATCCCTACTTCACGCGGGAGGTGCCGCCCGGCCGCGCCTGGCGTGTGGTGCCGGCGGACTATGTCTCCACCGAGGACGGCACGGGCATCGTCCACACCGCCCCGGCCTTCGGTGCGGAAGACTTCGAGACGGCGAAGCGGGAAGGACTGCCGCTGCTCAACCCCATCGACGCGGAGGGCCGCTTCACCGACCAGGCCCGCCTGGTGGCCGGCCTCTGGTTCAAGGACGCCGATCGGGTCATCATCCGGGACCTGCGCGAGCGCGGCCTGCTCTACCGGCACGAGACCTACCTGCACAACTATCCCCACGACTGGCGGCGGGGCACGCCGCTGATGAGCTACCCCGTCGAAGGGTGGTTCATCCGCACGACCGCCGTCAAAGACCGGCTCATCGCGCTGAACGAGACGATCAACTGGCAGCCGGAGAGCATCGGCCGGGGGCGCTTCGGCGAATGGCTCCGCAACAACGTCGACTGGGCGCTCAGCCGCCGCCGCTACTGGGGGACCCCGCTGCCCGTCTGGGAGTCCGACGCACCAGGGTCCGACTACGTCGAGGTCATCGGCTCCATTGCCGAGCTGCGCCGGAAATGCGGGGACCAGTTGCCCGAACGGGACGACGAGATCGACCTGCACCGCCCCTTCGTGGACCGGCTCACCTGGCCCGCTCCCGACGGCGGCACCATGCGCCGCGTCCCCGACCTCATCGACGTCTGGTTCGACTCCGGCGCCATGCCCTTCGCCCAGTGGCATTATCCCTTCGAAAACCGGGAAGCTTTTCGGCGCAGCTTCCCCGCCGACTTCATCGCCGAGGGCGTCGATCAGACGCGCGGGTGGTTCTACACGCTCCATGCCATCGCCACGATCGTCATGGACAGCGTGGCCTACAAGAACTGCGTCGTCAACGGGCTGGTGCTCGACGAGAAGGGCGAGAAAATGTCCAAGAGCCGGGGCAACGCCGTCAACCCCTTCGAGGTCATCGCCTCGCACGGCGCCGACCTCGTCCGGTGGTACATGATGAGCAACACCCCGCCGTGGGAAGACCTCAAGTTCTCCGAGCAGGGCATCCGCGAGACGCTGCGCAAGTTCTTCGGCACGCTCGGCAACGTGTACAACTTCTTCGCCACCTACGCGAACATCGACGGGTTCCGCTATGCCGAGCCGCGTGTGGCCGTGGCCGACCGGGCCGAGCTCGACCGCTGGATCATGAGCCGGCTGAACACGACCGTCGCCGAGGTGGATGCGGCGCTGGAAGCCTATCACCCGACGAAGGCGGCCCGGGCCATCGAGCGCTTCGTGGACGAGCTCTCGAACTGGTACATCCGGCGGTCGCGGCGGCGTTTCTGGGCCAAGGCGGCCGCCCGGCAGGACGCCGAGGACAAGCTGGCCGCCTACCAGACCGTCTACGAATGCCTGATCGCCGTGGCGAAGCTGATGAGCCCCATCGCTCCCTTCTTCGGCGAATGGATCTACCGGGCCCTCAACGAGACCACCGGGCGGGAGGCCGCCGTCTCCGTTCACCTGGCCGACTTTCCCGTGGTTGAGCCGGAAGCCGTCGATGCGGCGCTCGAGCACCGGATGGGGCTGGCCCGGACGATCTCGTCCGTCGTCCTCGCACTCCGCAACACGGCGGGCATCAACGTGCGGCAGCCCCTGCCCCGCATTCTGGTCGTCACCGGGGTGGGGGTCGAGCGGGAGGCCGTCGAGCAGGTGGAAGCCATCATCCGGGACGAGGTGAACGTGAAGGCCGTCGAGTACGTCGCCGGCACCAGCGGGGTGGTCCGGCGCTCGGCCAAGCCGAACTTCAAGGTGCTGGGGCGGCGGCTCGGCAAGCTCATGAAGCCGGTCAACGAGGCCGTACGGGCCTTAAGTGACGACGCCATTGAACGATACCTGACGGACGGACGGCTGACCCTGCACGTAGACGGCCAGGAGGTGGCGCTCGGCCCGGGCGATCTCGAGGTCGTCAGCGAAGGCATCGAAGGCTGGCTTGTGGGGCAGGAGGGCGGCGTCACCGTCGCGCTCGACACCACGATCACCGACGAACTGCGCGCCGAAGGCCTGGCCCGTGAGACGGTCAACCGCATCCAGAACCTGCGCAAACAGGCCAACTTTGAGGTGACCGACCGCATTGCCGTCCGTTTCCGGGCCACCCCGCGCCTGCGCGAGGCCGTCCGCCGGCATGCCGAATGGATCCGGAACGAGACGCTCGCTCTTGAGTTGGAAGAAGCCACACATCCGGAAGGTGACCTCGTCGAACGCTTCGAGATCGATGCCGAAGAGGTGACCGTGGGCGTACGCCGGATCGAGACGTGACCGGGCAGCGGGGATGCCGTTGTGCCGGTTTACCCGTTTTATTTAATAAAGACCGTCAGTCGACGTTTGGCTATGGCTGAGAGAAAGATGGAGTCTCCCGCTGGGGCGGGCACGGGAAAGGAGAAGCGCATCACCCCGTTCACGGACGAGGAGCTCGAGTACTTCCGGCAGTTGATCTTGAAGAAGCGGCAGGCGGCCCTGGAAGACATCGAGCGGATGCGCGCCCAGCTCGCCGATGCACGCGAGCAGGCCGAGAACGATACGGCCTACAGCTTCCACATGGCCGATGCGGGCACCGACGCCATGGAGCGCGAAAAGCTTTACCTGATGATCGGGCGCCAGCAGAAATACATCGGCTACCTGGATCGGGCGCTCGAACGGATCGAGAACAAGACGTACGGCATCTGTAAGGTCACCGGAAAGCCCATTTCGAAGGAACGCCTGGAGGCCGTACCGCATACGGAGATCTCCATTGCGGCGAAGCTCAAACAGAAGCGCTGAGCGCGTCGGAGCCGGCCGGCGGGTGTGGCGGTTCCGGTCCCCCGGGATCGCCTTTTTTTCGCCCTGAAACGACAAAAGCGGTATGCGCGCACTCTGGATCACGCTGGCGGTTGTGCTGGTCGATCAGGCGACGAAGATCGTCGTGCTCAACACCATGATGCGGCACGAGTCGATCCCGATCCTGGGGGACTGGCTCAAGCTGACCTTTACCGAAAACCCGGGGATGGCTTTCGGGATCACGTTCGGCCCACCGGTGCTGGTGACGGTCTTCTCCATCGTGGCCACGGCGCTGATCATCTTCTACATGGTGAAGATCGGGCGCGCATACTTTCCCTACCGGGCCAGCCTGGCCCTGGTGCTTGGCGGGGCCATCGGCAACATCATCGACCGGGTCTTCTACGGCGTGATCCTCGGCTACGACGGCCTGTTTCTGGGCCGGGTGGTCGACTTCATCCACGTCAACCTCTGGCGCGGCTACATCCCGGAGGCCATTCCGCTGGTCGGGGGCAGCTACATTGCCCTCTTTCCCATCTGGAACGTGGCGGATATGGCCATCGTGCTCGGGGTCGTCGGGATCCTTGTGTTTCAGCGAACCTTTCACGAGCGCCTGGCGGCGTTGCAGGGGCAGGCGGAGATGCCGCCCCGGGACGAGGAGGAGGCGGCTGCCCTCGCGATGCGGGCGGTGACGCGGAACGGGATGGCACCGGCGGCGACGGAAGACCCGGCGGTGGAGGAGGAACGCGACGGGAAGGCGCCTACCAGCTGAGGCGGACGGCAAGGGAGGCGTAGCGGGGCAGGAGGGGACGGTTTTCCACCTCCAGCAGGCCCGCCCGGTCGTTGCCGGCGGCGAAATAGGTGTCCGGGTTGTAGAAGAAGCGCCGGTCGGCCACGTTTTCCCGGTCGAGGAGGTTGAGCACGTCGGCCCGGGCTTGCAGGGTGGTGGCGCCGACGCGGAAGGTGTAGGCCAGGCTCACGTCCAGTTGCAGGATCGGCGGGAGGGGGTGGGTTTCGGGGCGGTCGAGCTGGTAGCCCAGGACCTGGTTGGCGATGCGGACGCGGGCGTCGTTGGAGACGCCCGTCTCGGCCAGTTCGGCCAGGATGCGGGAGAGGTCGTCGAGGTGGGCCCCGACGAAGTCGTAGTAGGATTTGCGGAAGCCCCAGGTTCGCCCCCAGATGCCGCGCCAGCGTGCCAGGAGGGTCAGGTCCGTCAGCGGCTGGAAGTCGAGGCGGAATTCGAGGTTGTGGGGTTCGATCCAGGGCACGCGGTGTACCTGGTTGCGGAACAGGTCGGAGATGCTGCGGCGGCTGTCGGTGTATTCGTAGCGGGCCAGGAGGCGGCCGGGGCCGAGGCTGCGTTCGATCTGGACGGCCGCGCCGTAGGTATGTCCCCGGCTGTCTTTGAGGAAGTCGCGCTGCGGCATGTTGTCGTCCTGGAGGGACGTCTCGGCGGCGTAGTCGATGGCCAGGATGTGGCGCTGGCGTTTGTAATAGCCTTCGAGGCGCAGGGCCCAGGCCTTGCCGGGGCGGTAGAGCACCTCGGCGGCGTAGTGGAGCGCCTGCGGGGGCGAGATGGTCGAGTCGACGGCCATCCAGAAACGGGTTTGCGAGACGAAGGAGCGCGGGCTCCGGCTGCTGACGTCGAACTGGTTGACGTATTGCTGGTAGATGCCGGTGCCGAGGAAGAGCGAGAGCGCGCCGGCCGGTGTATCCTCCCAGTCGAAGCGGAGCGCCAGCCGCGGCTCGACGTAGAGCTTCCGGCGGGAGGCCAGGTAGGTGAACCGGCTGCCGGTTTCGAGGGTGAGGTGCGGGCCCAGCGAGAGGCGGTCTTCAGCGAACCCGCTCCAGCGCCAGCCGGCAAACCGGTGGCGGAGCGGGATCTGGGTGCCGGCCAGGGTGAAGTGGCTGGCCGTGTGGGTCAGCTCGGTGCCGCCACGCAGGAGGTGGCCTTCGGCCAGGCTGTAGTCGAGGGTGGTCGAGAGGGCCAGTTCCAGCACGCGGTTGGCGTCGCCGGTGGGGGAGGCCAGGCTCAGGCTGTCCGGGACGCGGAAGCGGTGCTGCAGGTGGTAGAAGCTGCCGCGTGCCTGCACGCTGGCCAGCATCCGGGGGCCCAGGATCGACTCGAAGCGGGCCTGGGCGATGCCATTGTCCCACCGGTAGGTGTCCGGAACGGTGGCGAGCAGTTCGAGGGGATCGGGATCGACGACGCCGGCGGGTTGGCCGGAGAACGCATTGCCCAGGCGCGTCCGGCCCCAGTAGACCGAGCCGGAGAGGAGGTGCAGGGGGCCGAAGCGCAGCCGCCCGGCCGTGTGGAGGTCGAGGAAATGAAGCCCGGGGTTCCCGACCGATTCGAAGGCGCGGAAAGGGATGCTCTGGTCCGAGAAGGCGGAGAGGATGAACGTGTCGATGGTGTTCCAGTCGCGCAGCAGGGTCTGGAGGGGGGTGGGGGCGTAGAGGTTCCACAGCCCGATGCGCCCCGCCATCATCAAGGTCTTTTCGATCCCGCCGGGAGCGGTGTGGTGCAGCCCGAGGCGGGTGTTGATGCTGAGCGGATCCACCTGCACGTCGAGGCGGCGGGGGGCCGTGGCCGGCAGGACGTGGGTGGCCTCGATGACCCCGGCGATCTGGCTCCCGACCGATGCGCCGAAGCCGGCCTTGTGGACGGTGATCTGTTCCAGCGCAAAGGGGCTGAACGGGCCGGTGAAGCTCGTCACGTTGAGCGGGATGAAGACCGGGGCCCCGTCGAGGCGGAACTGGTGTTCACCGGCCGCGCCGCCCTGGACGTGGAGATCGGCGGTCACGTCGCTGACGCGGACACCCATCAGGGCGTCGAGGGTGCCGAGCACGTCGGAGCCGCCGGGTGCCGGCAGGCCGGGGGTGTCGGGGTGTTCGAGTTCGGACGTCCCGAGCAGCCGGGAGTGCCGCTGCCCCGCCATCCCGTCGACGACGATGGGGTTGACCAGGATGGGCCTGGATTGGAGCGGCAACTCGATGCGGGCCAGGCCGCCGGGCGGTACGACGACCGTCCGGGTGACGCTCTGGTATCCCAGGTGGGAGGCGGTGATGCGGTAGGTGCCGGGCAACAGGCGGGCGAAAGAGAACCAGCCGGCTTCGTTGGTGGCCCGGCCCGAGGCGTCGGCCAGCACCACGTTCGCATAGGAGAGCGGGCGTCCCGTCTCGGCGTCGGTCACGCGGCCGCTCAGGTTGCCGTAGAGCGGCGCCGTGCGGGTGATCGAGGTGAGGACGTACGTGCCCGTGGAGAGGCGGTAATAGTCCAGCCCGGTTCCCTGTAACAGGCACCGCAGCACGTCTTCGATGACGGCGTCGTGGATGACGCAGTGCACGCGCCGGCCGTTGATGAGGGCCGGGTCCCAGCCCACGTCGAGCCTGGAGGCGGTGATGAGCTGTTCGAGGGCCTCCTCCAGCAACACGCCCCGCCAGGCAAAGCTGTAGTGCTCTGCCGCCGGCTGGGATCCGGTCTGTGCCGGCGCCGGGGTGATCCCGGCTAAGAATCCCAGCAGCGACAGAAAGCCCCGGACGGCGCGGGCAGACGGGCGCGGGATCATGGGAAGGCTCGGGGAAACGGGACAGGCCGACACTCGGCGCAAAAAACAAAGACCGTGTGTCCGGGTTCCCTCGGTCTCCGCACGGATCTCACCGGATGCGCCCGCGGAGGCCGGGCCGCCTCATACGGTCCCGCTCCGGCTAGGGTCGGTATACTTCATAGCCGTTGGCGGTGGGGCGATACCGCAGGTCCGTCATCTGCGTCAGCTCGGCCAGGACCGTTTCGACGTCGAAGGGAGGATGCTTGAAGTAGGATTGTGGCCTGAGGCGAAGTTCTTCGGCGGCCGCGATGTCGAGGTCGAAGCGCCGTTCCAGTTCGTCGAAGATCAGGCCGAGCGGCTGGTTCTGGAAGGCGAGGGCTCCCGAACGCCAGGCCAGCATGTGCGCTACGGAGCCGGTGTCCGGTGCCGTCGGGACGCCTTCGGGGGTCAGGCTGGCCGTCTCACCGGCCGTCAGCACGCGTGCCGCCGACGGGACTTTCTTCGAGGCGAGGCGGACGCGCCCCTCTTCCACCGCCACCCGGGTTGCCGCCATCGGGTCCGTCGGCCGGGCCCGTACGTTGAAGCGGGTGCCGAGCACCTCGGTGACGGCATCGAAGGTCTCGACCACAAAGGCAGCCTTGTGGGAGGTGACGTCGAAGAAGGCCTCGCCCTCGAGGACGACGTGCCGTCCGGCCGGGCCGAAGTCCGGGGCCAGGCGCAGCGTCGAGCCGCTGTTCAGCTCCACCGACGAGCCGTCCGGCAGTT
This window contains:
- the ileS gene encoding isoleucine--tRNA ligase: MTFPEVKRFDHPALEREILRWWKEHDIFKKSIEKPAGAPTFSFYEGPPTANGQPGIHHVMARTIKDTFCRFKTMKGFRVERKAGWDTHGLPVEIEVEKELGLEGRHQVESYGIEKYNAACRESVLRYKAQWDELTTRMGYWVDLEHPYITFETKYIETVWWLIKQIHEKGLLYKGYKIQWYSPGSGTVLSSHEVSLGYREVQDPSVYVRFRATDAPETFFLAWTTTPWTLISNAALAVGPEIDYVKVRREDPHTGTEYLILARDRLEVLREDYEVVATFKGRELVGKTYEPLYPYFTREVPPGRAWRVVPADYVSTEDGTGIVHTAPAFGAEDFETAKREGLPLLNPIDAEGRFTDQARLVAGLWFKDADRVIIRDLRERGLLYRHETYLHNYPHDWRRGTPLMSYPVEGWFIRTTAVKDRLIALNETINWQPESIGRGRFGEWLRNNVDWALSRRRYWGTPLPVWESDAPGSDYVEVIGSIAELRRKCGDQLPERDDEIDLHRPFVDRLTWPAPDGGTMRRVPDLIDVWFDSGAMPFAQWHYPFENREAFRRSFPADFIAEGVDQTRGWFYTLHAIATIVMDSVAYKNCVVNGLVLDEKGEKMSKSRGNAVNPFEVIASHGADLVRWYMMSNTPPWEDLKFSEQGIRETLRKFFGTLGNVYNFFATYANIDGFRYAEPRVAVADRAELDRWIMSRLNTTVAEVDAALEAYHPTKAARAIERFVDELSNWYIRRSRRRFWAKAAARQDAEDKLAAYQTVYECLIAVAKLMSPIAPFFGEWIYRALNETTGREAAVSVHLADFPVVEPEAVDAALEHRMGLARTISSVVLALRNTAGINVRQPLPRILVVTGVGVEREAVEQVEAIIRDEVNVKAVEYVAGTSGVVRRSAKPNFKVLGRRLGKLMKPVNEAVRALSDDAIERYLTDGRLTLHVDGQEVALGPGDLEVVSEGIEGWLVGQEGGVTVALDTTITDELRAEGLARETVNRIQNLRKQANFEVTDRIAVRFRATPRLREAVRRHAEWIRNETLALELEEATHPEGDLVERFEIDAEEVTVGVRRIET
- a CDS encoding signal peptidase II, with product MRALWITLAVVLVDQATKIVVLNTMMRHESIPILGDWLKLTFTENPGMAFGITFGPPVLVTVFSIVATALIIFYMVKIGRAYFPYRASLALVLGGAIGNIIDRVFYGVILGYDGLFLGRVVDFIHVNLWRGYIPEAIPLVGGSYIALFPIWNVADMAIVLGVVGILVFQRTFHERLAALQGQAEMPPRDEEEAAALAMRAVTRNGMAPAATEDPAVEEERDGKAPTS
- a CDS encoding carboxypeptidase regulatory-like domain-containing protein, producing the protein MIPRPSARAVRGFLSLLGFLAGITPAPAQTGSQPAAEHYSFAWRGVLLEEALEQLITASRLDVGWDPALINGRRVHCVIHDAVIEDVLRCLLQGTGLDYYRLSTGTYVLTSITRTAPLYGNLSGRVTDAETGRPLSYANVVLADASGRATNEAGWFSFARLLPGTYRITASHLGYQSVTRTVVVPPGGLARIELPLQSRPILVNPIVVDGMAGQRHSRLLGTSELEHPDTPGLPAPGGSDVLGTLDALMGVRVSDVTADLHVQGGAAGEHQFRLDGAPVFIPLNVTSFTGPFSPFALEQITVHKAGFGASVGSQIAGVIEATHVLPATAPRRLDVQVDPLSINTRLGLHHTAPGGIEKTLMMAGRIGLWNLYAPTPLQTLLRDWNTIDTFILSAFSDQSIPFRAFESVGNPGLHFLDLHTAGRLRFGPLHLLSGSVYWGRTRLGNAFSGQPAGVVDPDPLELLATVPDTYRWDNGIAQARFESILGPRMLASVQARGSFYHLQHRFRVPDSLSLASPTGDANRVLELALSTTLDYSLAEGHLLRGGTELTHTASHFTLAGTQIPLRHRFAGWRWSGFAEDRLSLGPHLTLETGSRFTYLASRRKLYVEPRLALRFDWEDTPAGALSLFLGTGIYQQYVNQFDVSSRSPRSFVSQTRFWMAVDSTISPPQALHYAAEVLYRPGKAWALRLEGYYKRQRHILAIDYAAETSLQDDNMPQRDFLKDSRGHTYGAAVQIERSLGPGRLLARYEYTDSRRSISDLFRNQVHRVPWIEPHNLEFRLDFQPLTDLTLLARWRGIWGRTWGFRKSYYDFVGAHLDDLSRILAELAETGVSNDARVRIANQVLGYQLDRPETHPLPPILQLDVSLAYTFRVGATTLQARADVLNLLDRENVADRRFFYNPDTYFAAGNDRAGLLEVENRPLLPRYASLAVRLSW
- a CDS encoding FecR domain-containing protein, with the protein product MKRERNIPPLPEAVAARLEELSEAERASLRETWVLCETARPEVAPDPARKAAARASLLAEAERTTAARRLPSWRPFASRLRLLHRPGFLRPVAVAASVMLLVAVAFLLREPRPTIYQAPYGERLALQLPDGSSVELNSGSTLRLAPDFGPAGRHVVLEGEAFFDVTSHKAAFVVETFDAVTEVLGTRFNVRARPTDPMAATRVAVEEGRVRLASKKVPSAARVLTAGETASLTPEGVPTAPDTGSVAHMLAWRSGALAFQNQPLGLIFDELERRFDLDIAAAEELRLRPQSYFKHPPFDVETVLAELTQMTDLRYRPTANGYEVYRP
- a CDS encoding TraR/DksA family transcriptional regulator gives rise to the protein MESPAGAGTGKEKRITPFTDEELEYFRQLILKKRQAALEDIERMRAQLADAREQAENDTAYSFHMADAGTDAMEREKLYLMIGRQQKYIGYLDRALERIENKTYGICKVTGKPISKERLEAVPHTEISIAAKLKQKR